The Corvus hawaiiensis isolate bCorHaw1 chromosome 1, bCorHaw1.pri.cur, whole genome shotgun sequence genomic sequence GCTGTTGTTTGTACCCCAGAAAGGCGTACCGGGGCCGGGACTCGGTGCAGCGCCGTCCCTGCGCCACGGCCGGGCGGTTTTCCGTCCGCCCCGTACGGGGCCGGGCAGGGGTCCGTGCTCCCCAcacggggccggggccggggcgggaaGCGGcgctcctccccatccccacctccaCGCTACCGCGGGCGGGCCGCggccgggaccgggaccgggacccaGTCCCAGCCCGGGGCAGGAGGCGCCCCCGGCCGCAGCCCCGCTCCGGGCCCTGCCGCTCATGCAGCTGAAATTCCAAGCAAAGCCATTACAAAACCTGTGTGGGGGAGAAGAAGGGGATTTGTTTTCGATTCTCTTACCGGCAGCTTTTCCCATCCTGCCCTACGaaataaaaatccaaagactttttttctttaaataaaaaaaaaggggaggggaagcgAGGAAGTAAAATCCGCAAACGGGTTAGAAGTGTcctaaataattaaaaaagtgaggttttttgtaatttaaatacaaatatactTACAAAATCTTACAGAGGCTATTTACATCCCTCTCCCCCAACCTGACAGTGCGTTCAGCTCCTACAGGAGACAGCCTGAGCGGCGCGGGGAGGGCAGAGCCCGGAGATCCCAGGCACTGGGGTCCCTCCAGCTCGTCCTCCGCTCCCCATCGCCTGCGGAAGCCACTCGCAGTCCCAAAAATTTGCCCAGGCTGGATAAGGAGCTGCTTCCCGAGGCAGAGCCTCAGTCCTCTGCCTACCCGCATCTCCCTAGCCTAGCAAGCAGGGGTCTCAGACGGTGGTCTCGCCCTGTTTGCTGTTGGTGAGCCTGGTGTAAAACTTCCTCCAGGAGTTCAGGGTTTTCCCAGACCAGATCCAGAAGCCCGAGGTGATGCCCACGATCAAGGTCATGAGATACTTGATCATGAAGACCGTGAAGTCGGGGCTCATGGGCGGGTGGTGGCCGCTGTGATTGTTGGGGCAGGGAATGGCATAGCTCTTACAGCTCTGCGTgacccagctcctctcccactgTTCCCTAAAAGCTTGCTCGTAAAAATAGCAGGCAATGACGATGGTGGCCGGCACCGTGTAGAGGACGCTGAAGATGCCTATCCTCACCATGAGcttctccagcttttctgtCTTGGTGCCGTCATGCTTCATGATGGTCCGGATCCTGAAGAGGGACACAAAGCCAGCGAGCAGGAAAGAGGTACCGATGAACAGGTAGACGAACAAGGGGGCCAGCACAAAGCCCCTCAGGGCATCCACGTTGTTGATGCCCACAAAGCAGACGCCACTGAGGACGTCCCCATCCACTTGTCCCAGGGCAAGGATGGTGATGGTCTTGATGGCCGGCACGGCCCAGGCGGCCAGATGAAAGTACTGGGAGTTGGCCTCAATGGCCTCATGGCCCCATTTCATGCCAGCAGCAAGGAACCAGGTAAGGGAGAGGATGACCCACCAGATGGAGCTGGCCATGCCAAAGAAATAGAGCATCATGAAGAGGATGGTGCAGCCCTCCCGCTTCGTGCCCTGCGCCACGGTGCGGGAACCGTCCTCGGCAAAGCGCTCGTTGCAGACCAccctctcctccaggaggaAGCCGGCGATGTAGGCCACGGCCACTGCCGTGTAGCAGCCTGAGAGGAAGATGATGGGCCGCTCGGGGTAGCTGAATCGCTTCATGTCCACCAAGTAGGTGAGGACGGTGAAGAGGGTGGAGGCACAGCAGAGCACGGACCAGATGCCGATCCAGGTGCGAGAGAAGCGCAGCTCCTCGGGCCCGAAGTACATGAGCCCATAGAGGCGGCCGGGCTCGCAGGGCGCCCCGCAGTCCTTCTCTCCCAAGAAGCGGTAGTTCAGGTAGGAGGGCACCTTCAGCGCCCGCGGGCAGGTGAAGCGCCCGCGGGGCTCGCCGGGTCCCGGGCCCCCGGGCCCGCCGCCGGCGCCCCCGCGGTGCGGGTTGCTGGTCCAGCTCTCGGGGCGCAGGGCGGGCGTGGGGGTGCCGCGCTCGGAGGCGTTCTGCCCCACGCAGAGCTCGCCGGCCCCGTGCACCGGGAACTTTTCGCAGCGCAGCGTGTCGGGCCACTGGAAGCCGAACTTGTTCATGAGGGCCTCGCAGCCCTGGCGGGCCCGCTCGCAGAGAGAGCGGCAGGGCGGCAAGGCCTGCTCCAGCACGGTGCACACGGGCGCGTAcatggagcagaggaagaactTGAGCTCGGCCGAGCACTGCACCTTCACCAGCGGGTAGAACTGGTGCACCTCCAGCCCCGCGTCCTCCTGGTTGGTGTGGCCCAGCAGGTTGGGCATGATGGTCTGGTTGTAGGCGATGTCAGTGCAgagagggatggagatgggCTGGCAGTAGCCGTGGTCAGGGATGGAGATACCCCGCTCGCCGTTGTACTGCGACGCCGGCAGCTGCCCCCCGGCCGGCGGCAGCGCCGCcgcccacagcagcaccagcagcagcggcagcccCGGGCACCGGCCGCTGCCAACTTCCCCGCCGCCGCTCACCGCCGGCCCGCGCCGCTCGGCCATGCTCAGTCGGTGCCGCCTGCCCTGCCGggctcccgccgccccgccgccgccgccgccgccgctgctccTCCCGGCCCGAACTTGCGACTCATGAAGGGAGCGGCGGGCAAGGACGGGGCAGTCCCGGCCGCCGCTCACGCGGCCGCGGAGCGCAGCGCGCACCTCTGCCCGCACCGGCGGCAGCGTCCGCCGCGCCTCCGActaccgccgccgccgccgcctccgccgccgccgcctgaCCATTTGTGCCGGCCCCTCGAGCCCGCGCCCCTCGCCTCGCCGCGCCGCGCTCCCTCCGACCGGTTTCCAGGCGCCCCGCAGTCTGCCTTCACCGGAGGGAGGAGCCTTGAAACCGACGCCGAACTTTCCTGCGTAAGGGACCGTCTCCCAACGCCTCACCCGGGGGCGGGCGCAggcgggcgcggggctgccCCGCGCCGCGCACAaaggcggcgggggcggcgctgGAGAAGGGGCCCCGCGGCGGGGGGGCCACCGGGGGGACGGGGCTGTGCCGTGCCGCTCGGCAGCGCGCCGGCCCCGGCTGTTCCGGGCGTGGTTTTGGATTCCCCGGTGGTGACGATTGTTGAAGCCCTTGAGCGGCGCACCCGGACTGGGCCGGGGCCCATCGGGCTCGGTGCCCCCCGCCGTGCAAGCAGCCGGGCTAATCCCGGGCGGGGAAGTCGATGTTTGGCACATGGCAAAGGCCAGGGTTGGAGGAGGCATCCGCGCCACTGCCAGGACTGTGCTTCGGGGAGCAGTGCGCAGTCGGGGGCATCTCTGCAGGTCTGAAATGTGGGAGACACACTGCGGTCACTTGGGACGCGGGCAGGAGCCGCGGCAGCGTGAATGCACAGACCGCGATGTGGCACATCGCATACACGGTGATGTTCGAGTGGCTAAAACTCGCCTCTCCCCAGTGACACTTTAAGTAGCTTGCTACCAAGCTACTGCCAGTGTGTTATCTGCGCCTTCCTCCCATCGTGTCCACAGCAGCAGCCCGACATACGAAAATAATCCCAATAGGGCTGTCCcgtttcccttcctccctctgctcagtGGGCAACTATTCCAGTGTAACTCAAGTCGAATGCTGTGTGACTTGCAATACTTCCCGTCAGGTTTTTGAAATTCTTGCTATATTATGGGGAGGGGGTGAATGGGCATACAAGTGACCGCTAGCAGTGGCTATTTTTGCATGCCTGAAGCCCCATTGCACAAACAGAATGGAGGTCCTGTTGGCTCTCCCGGAATGCATAGTCCAGAAAAACGATGAAGGCTGAATGGGGGATTTACTGTACTCACTGGAATTGAATAAGAATAATACAGGGTgctcctggagaggagaagaacCCTGCCCTGTTCTCCAGACATTCAGTAATTAAGGCTCTCTGTCGTGTGTGCAAATGTTCTCATATTTGTCCGAAGGTTAATTCTGCCGTTCTGAGCTGAACCAGGCATGGAACTTCTCCCATCAGCTGTCTTCCTTCTCTGCAGCATGCTCCCACCCTTTCCGCCTTACATGTTAATTGAGCTCCAAAACTCCATTAGCAGTAAGACAACTCCAGCATTTCTTTCTAGCTGTCAGAGGTGGCAGGGGAAAGACATCCATATTTCTTGGATAGCTACAGATAAAATTTGGACCATGCTATTTAGGCCACTTACTTTCTCCCAGCAGTACTGTCCCACATTCAAACTAATTAATAGCAAAATCTATGCTGTGTAACGACTGTAGAAGTGGGATCATGTTTAGAAATTGCACATCCTTAAAAATGTTCATTGCTGATGTCCTCGTTTACTGAGGTTTATTGAGTTCTGTCAAGAACTCTCTTCTCAGAGGACCATAGTTCAAAAATGGTATGCACAAACACCTTTTTCCATCTTCTGTTGAAAAGTCTGATTCCTTGAATATTGTATTTATAGTTTTGAGCTACAGGTTTTTCTCTTCAGATCTACATCAGTGATTAAAATTATTAACTTCTTTCTAGCACAATACCTATTTATATTCAGCCCTAAATAGCAGTATTGTTTCTCTGTTCATCCTAAAAAGACTGAACACTGGATCTTTAGATCGGAACAAGTACTATACATACTCTTTCTCACAGAAAATGAATGTGAATTTTTGACTATCTTGGGAAGCCTCCTTGTCTTTCTGCCTGTCCTTCAGACCTGGGGACATATCACACAATCCAGGAGAGGTAATTAAGATGACTTAAGTGCATCATCACTTGGTTGAAATTCTACCTACCGGGGTCTGCATTTGAAATATTAAGGAAACACTTCTCAAACTGAAAAACACCGTCTCTAATAATCTAGCAGATTGTTCTAGGAGAAAGACCAGTGTCTACAGGAAAGGTTTGTACATGTATGTAATAGATTTTTTCAGACCAACTAGTACAGAAGGAAAACCAGACACATTTCTGGATTAACAagctcttttttgttgttgttctgaaGCAGTAACTATCTAAATGCAGTAATTAGCTAAAAGCTAAATGCAGCTTGAGAAAAACTACTTCAAGTTCAGCTGTATCAGTAGGACcagctcagaaagaaaaagtggaaATGGGATGCAGGTCATATTGTGGGGAAAAGAACCAGGGTTGGGAGCTGGTAAGTTCAGAAAAGTTCCTAGGACTTGCTAATTTTAACTGTTTAATGATTTTTCACATAACAATCCTGTGTGGAAAGAATCTTCCCAGAAGCACTTGTCCTACATTTCAAACACCCCAAACCACAAAACTCATCATTAGAGCATAATCCTCTGTGGCCCAAAACACCAGATCAGTTTAAACCGTGCCTGAGCAAGAAATGCAAGATGTGTTGATGCCCATCCACTACTGCAGCAATGAACACCCCCTGCTATCAAATCACCAAGAAATGCAAGATGTGTTGATGCCCATCCACTACTGCAGCAATGAACACCCCCTGCTATCAAATCACTGGTCTGACATTTGATGTTCTAGGGCAGCACTTCATCCACTGCACAGCTGCGTTCCTTGTAGTTCTAGTGCTGAAAATGAGCACTCAGCTCCAGCATGAACTCCCAAAGGCCATATTCATAGACCAAACAAACCACTGTGCTGTTTGTGAGGGAGTTTTTCTCACAAACAGGcattctctctctcctttcagaCCTGATCCTTAAGGGAAACTAGAGAACTTGTCCACAGAAGTGCACATGGGAACTGGGTTTCCTAACACTGTCCAAAACTGTGGACTCAGTAGAGATTCTGGTCTGAGAGTACATTATAATCATCTTCTGCTTCCACATGCAGCAGAAGAACTACTGCTACTCTCCTACTTACCCCTCTCCAAATCAAGAGACTGTAAGGTACTTGCCTCTTCTTCTTGTTTAGCTAATAAATGCCATTTTCTCCCATCATTAACATCATCAATGTCCTCTCTATTCTAAAGCTAtcatcttcttcctttcagagCTGGCttaattaataaatttcttAACAAATGGTAAGCATTTGCTCTTAACTGAAAGGTGATTCTAACCCACAGAAAAGTGTGACCAAAAGTCTGTCTTACTTTTCCACCTATATGTCTTGGTCTAACAAAATACACTAGTACTTCATGCAACCCCAGTACTGTACATCATACCCACAGGAGACTATTCATGTGTGTCTGCCTTTTTTAATGATTGCTTAGGTGTCCACCATAGGTGGCAGTTGGAGAGAGGAGACTGGACAGGATGCCACCTTTGCTCAGGTCAATATGACAGTAATCATGTTTTTATCAAGATACACAGTGCATTTCTTAAAGCACAGACACTCTTCCCCCTTGCCATGGAAAGATAATCTTCCattctaaaagaaagaaaaacttgggcattaaataataataaaaaggatTTTCAGCTTTTACTTCAAAACAATATGCTGATGATACTTGGTATAGTAGCCATTAGGAGAAATTAGGACTCTGGCAGGTAGGCAGAATATGAGATTTGTCCTCTTACACTCTTTGTGTACCAATACTATCCTTAGAGTGCTGGTTTGTGCTCGCTTTATGTGTTATGGGAGATGGGGGATTGTCTGAAAAAACCCGAAGTTATGTAAATCtttaattttggaaagaaacaaagcaaaaagtcgtcacagtattttcttgttttcctctgtgtgaCTGGCAGAAATAGGATAGAGTGAATGCTTCCATTCCGCAGAACTTAAGGAAAACTTGTTTTCCTAGAGGAAATTATTCAGCTTTATCTCACAGACCTATGTTACATGCAGAGAATCCAAATATAAGCACAAATGTGTATGTAGTAAGGCTAGTGAGCAcccaaatgaataaaatataaaccCAGATGATAACATAAGTGTATGTTTGCCCACCAAATTAAAGCACATAAATAATAAGGTTTTTAGTTGATTCAAGGTTTCATTTTTTAGATGTCAAATAAGGGGTTAAAAGTAAGATCATCATAATTCAGTGGGATAAtttaaaagttgatttttttctcatgttgagCATGCAATTTGGCTGATAAGAAcagttaatattttttgtgtACAGAGCAATTAGTTCTGTAtggaaagaaaggatttttgAGATTTGGGTGGAGAGAGGGATTAAAATATGTAATCTGTAATGGGCAACAATGTGTATACTAAATTAATGAAGTTTCTTGGGAATTTCCAAATGAGACAGTACAGGTTCATGTCTCAGGTGGGTCTCATTTCAGCTCTGAGTACTGGCAGTACATGTCACATCCAAGTCCTCCCAATGCACAGACAGGGATACTTGCTGAAGAATCAGTACAAAATTGCAAATGCAGTGAAATGAAAGAGAGAGGATTACAGTGTCATACATTCCAAACTGTAAGATGAGATAAGGTACACCCTTACATTGCCATATTGAAACTACCATATATTTTGGGAGATAAAATCCTTAATCAAGATAATACACACTTCTAAAGTAAGGTGTTTGACCCTAGAAGTTGACACTGAGGTCTACAAACCAAAATTCTGAAGAGAAAGTACCTGGACAAGACTCCCAAGCAGCTTTTACAGTTGCATGCTAAGATATTTTTTGGTTTGCAACATGCCAATGACATAGCCATCTGCCCCAGGGCCATGGGCATAGCGTCTCACAGACCTATTCttgccagaagaaaaaaaatccttaaaatttaaaagcctACCTTGGACATTTCTTGGAACATCTAGAAGACTCTTGGAAGTATGCCTGTGCTGACAAAAATAACAAACGTGCAGTGATTGGCAAAGAAAATCAGTAGGAGCTGAACACAAACCTTAGGGATGGTGCAGTCAGCAGCCAGAATACTTTCTGCAGCAAAGAGTCTCAAGGCTGTACAGCCAAGTGCTCAGAAAGTCACCTCAGTGCAGAGGTAGTTATTACTAACAAGCATTTGACAAGATACCAAGTAATTCTCTGACCATCAAGTGGCCCAGGTCAGCTTACCCTCAAATTCATCCCATGTGTCTTTATATATGCCTTTAATTAATTGGCTGTATTAGTTTGCAATTGTCAATTTAGGTTAAAAATTGTACTTTTATTTGTATTTGGGTGTTGTGGGAACAAGGGAAATAAAGTTTATTCCTGCTGAGTGATAGCTATTATAACATGAATGTTCTACCAGGTAGCATGGGCTAGGTATAAAGAGCAATTTTTGGCCAGCATTGGTGTAAGTCAGCCCCCCATTACAAGGATTTTATATGTTTTAAAGAGGCATGAGGAGAAGCAGTATGCACAGTCAAAGCAGACTACAAAGAGTCTCTTCCTCCCAATACccacagcattttttccttaatgctGTTTATTCAAGAGAGATGGAGTATGTGGAGatttgatttggttttctttcctgttcagAAGAAATGTAGATGATCCCTTGCAAATTAAAGCCGCATGTTGCCTGCCTTCCTTGACATGTTCTGTGCTGGGGTGAGAGGCGCAGGGGCTGCAgcccggctgctgctgccagaagttttccggagaacaagaaaaagTCACAACTCTTAAAAGGGCAATTGCAGATCACAGCTCATTTTGTTCAGAGAATGCGAACATTTTtactctctttttatttccctttcttgaGCAAGTTCTTCTACAGTTACATACAGTGCCTGAAAACACAGACTCTCTCTTGTTCTTCAAACACAGAGAGGCTGATTTAAGGGCCTAAGATGGCAATCCTTACTCCCAGGAGTAGACCCGCTGATTTCACAGATGCAGGGGAAAGGAGTAGCGCTTCATAAGGCTGTGATGCAAGGAGAAATTATGTGATGAGCTCTTACTTCTGGCCTCACGCTACTCTTGCTGTGCTTCAAGTACATTCCTTTTCAAGAAATGACTCCCCATTTCCACTGACGTAAATTAGATTCAGATCATATTTGCTGCATTACTATTTCAAGATACACAGATTGaaaaggtgtgtgtgtgtgtgaggtgGGGAGATAGACTGGAGGAAAGTTATTTTTCTATGTCTTTTaggtgtgtgtgtattttcCATTAATGTTATTTAGAGAGTGAGCAGGATGAGATCAGAGCAGGAGTAATTCTCAGACTGCATCTGCCTTTTTCAATGGAATGTAGCTTGGTACATGTTAAAGGACAATCTTGACTTTCCCTTTAGAAGAAATCTTTTGggcttttggttttctttgtaaagatagctttaaatatttaacCAGTGTAAACAGAGGCAGAATGCCCAGCAAGACTGAAAGGAATGTGCCACAAGGATCTGCTTGTAAGCGCTTCTACCTCAAATACATTCTTCATCATACAGGAGGGGTCAGCTGTATTTTGAAAGAAACTGGTTTTGGAAATTTTAGGCTGTTTGTGTGAAAGGAATTGTTTTAAGGATAGACAGGAGTAGTGTTCTAGACCTTCCTCCAATTCTGCAGCTGACTTTTCTAGTTAGCATTTCCCCTACTCTTTGACCCTGGCTGCACAGCAACTGCTCAACACTGCAGCACCCTGATATCCCATGTGGGCCCCAGATAAACCATCCTTAGCCTGATCCTACAGTCTTcaatgaggagaaaaaggagcaCTGCATAAAAATCTTGAAGTTCACACTAGGGAATGTTACCTTCAGGATgatgaaatttaatttcctaTTGTCACAGGTAGTCATTCTGTATTGCTCAAGTACGCAACCACCACATTTAGCCCAACTGCAAATTAGTCAAGTCTCTCCTTCCCTAGTATCTCTGTCAGAACATTAACCTATCCCATGACAGTGGGTGCATCTGGACTCTGCTTCTGGACCTTGTGATGTCTCTGTTTTTATGGGTGACTAAAAAGATTGCATCATTTTTACTGGATTTAGACTTACCTATGGAAATCCACACATTTGCCATCTCCAGAGATGATTATTGTAATTCTTTATACTTTCATATGGTATTGCTGACATTAAGAAAAGTATCTGAGGGTTCCCAGCACTGAAGACCAGGAGGACAAGCCACATCACCTCAGTGTCCCAGGTCTTCTGTTCCCCTCAGCTGTCCATGTGCTGAATATAGAAGCTATAAAAGTTTGCTTCCTTATCTTAAAGTGTCATACCAGCCTGATCCCAGTCATGTCAGGGATGGCTGgtctctgcagccacagctcacTACAACTGTATCCCACTGCAGCAACACCTCAGCCTCAAGCCTGCTCAGCAGGAATGAACCCATATCCAGGAGACACAGCTACTGCTACATCTGGCTGACTGAATCTGTAACATCCAGAAGATTTTGTCATGCTTATgtacttctgtattttcagatgaaaacaCCTCCTTTTCCCACTTCGACTCTCAGTGGTAGTCACACCACTGGAAACAAGGTTCAATCATGCCTCTCCTTACATATTCTACCTGGAAAGTGAGAGAGACAAGGACTTCATGATTATTCTTCAATTTTCAGAGCTCTTTAATTCATGAGGAAGGACATGCATAAAAATATGAACACTGAATAGAAAGCATTAGGAAAggatggaaagggaaaagacGGGATATCTAACTTCTGGCTCTTACGTGTTGTTATCAG encodes the following:
- the FZD1 gene encoding frizzled-1, which translates into the protein MAERRGPAVSGGGEVGSGRCPGLPLLLVLLWAAALPPAGGQLPASQYNGERGISIPDHGYCQPISIPLCTDIAYNQTIMPNLLGHTNQEDAGLEVHQFYPLVKVQCSAELKFFLCSMYAPVCTVLEQALPPCRSLCERARQGCEALMNKFGFQWPDTLRCEKFPVHGAGELCVGQNASERGTPTPALRPESWTSNPHRGGAGGGPGGPGPGEPRGRFTCPRALKVPSYLNYRFLGEKDCGAPCEPGRLYGLMYFGPEELRFSRTWIGIWSVLCCASTLFTVLTYLVDMKRFSYPERPIIFLSGCYTAVAVAYIAGFLLEERVVCNERFAEDGSRTVAQGTKREGCTILFMMLYFFGMASSIWWVILSLTWFLAAGMKWGHEAIEANSQYFHLAAWAVPAIKTITILALGQVDGDVLSGVCFVGINNVDALRGFVLAPLFVYLFIGTSFLLAGFVSLFRIRTIMKHDGTKTEKLEKLMVRIGIFSVLYTVPATIVIACYFYEQAFREQWERSWVTQSCKSYAIPCPNNHSGHHPPMSPDFTVFMIKYLMTLIVGITSGFWIWSGKTLNSWRKFYTRLTNSKQGETTV
- the LOC125334496 gene encoding WAS/WASL-interacting protein family member 3-like; the protein is MKGAAGKDGAVPAAAHAAAERSAHLCPHRRQRPPRLRLPPPPPPPPPPPDHLCRPLEPAPLASPRRAPSDRFPGAPQSAFTGGRSLETDAELSCMKQNREPGLRDLEISLPRRPATQDNGNIKSNC